GGTCAGGACATCCTGCGGCGAGCGGCCCTCGCCCAGCAGCGGCAGGCCGTCGTAGGCCAGGAACGGATTGGGGGTGGCCTGGGTCGCCACCACACCACCGGGGTGGACGTGTGCGACAAACTTGCCGACCGCGGGCCTGGCCGTCAGGGCTCCCACCCCAAGCTGGCCGGTGCGCGGACACCGTGCGGCGATCGAGAAGGTCACGGTCGGCAGATACCCGGACGAACGCCCGGCATTACCGGATCCGGCGTCGGTTGCTGTCACCGTTGCCGCCGTCAGGACCTCCACGAACGGCACCCGCCAGCAGACACCGCCCCCTACAACCTCCACAGCCCACCCGTCTGGCTCGGCATCAGCTGCACACCTCTGGGCCGTGTTCACAGTTCGCGTCAGAGCCACTCGTTGATCGCGACGACGTGACGTGTGGCCTGGTGGCGCGGGAGGTCGCGGCGTCCCCGGGTGCGCCGGGTAACGTGCTGCGGCATGACCGCCGTGGCGTACTCCCACTGCTCCTTCTGCGGCGCCGCCTATCCGGCGGCGGCCGGGTGGCCGCGGGTCTGCGCGGCCTGCGGCGGGACGGTGTGGCGCAACCCGCTGCCGGTCGCGGTGGCGGTGCTGCCGGTCCGCACGGCCCGGGGCCTCGGGGTGGTCGTCGTGCGCCGCGACATCGAGCCCGCCCGCGGCCAGCTCGCGCTGCCGGGGGGCTTCATCGAGTACGGCGAGGAGTGGCAGGAGGGGCTGGTCCGGGAGCTGTGGGAGGAGACCGGCCTGCGCGCCGACGCCGCCGACGCCCGGCTCCTCGCGGTGCACGGCGCCCCGGCCGGCGGCACGATGATGGTCTTCGGCGAGCTGCCCGAGCGCCGGGCCGACGCGCTGCCGCCGTCGGCGCCGACCGAGGAGGCCACCGAGTGGCTGGTGCTCACCGAGCCGACGGAGCTGGCCTTCTCCACCCACACCCGCGTGCTCGCCGACTTCCTCGCCCGGCGCGCGGGCTGAGCCGGACCGCTCAGTCGGCCAGGTACCGGGCGGGCACCGCGTCGGTCAGCCAGACGCCGTTGGCGCTGCGATAGAAGGCGTGCCCGTCGCGGGCCATCGCCGCCGCGTCCACGGTCAGCACCACCAGCTCGCCCGGCCGGCGGGCACCCACCCGCCGGGCGGTCGCCACGTCCGGCGACAGGTGGACGTGGTGCCGGCCGGCCCGGTGCAGGCCGGTGGCCCGGATCGAGTCGAGCGCGACGCGGCTGGTGCCGTGGTAGAGCCGCGCCGGCGGCGGGCTGGGCGCCAGTTCCAGGTCGACCGGGATCGAGTGCCCCTGGTTGGCCCGGACCCGTTCGACGCCGTCGGCACCGCGTTCCACGGCGAAGCGCTGCTTGTCGTTGCCGGCCACCACGGCGTCCAGGTCGGCCCGGTCGATCCCGAGCGCGGCGAGCAGGTCGTCGACCGACACCCAGCCGGCCCGGTCGGGCACGAGGCCGAACCGGGCGGGCTCGTGCCGCAACGCCAGGGACATCCGCTTGCTCAGCCGCACCATCGCCCGGTGATCCATTGGCGGAGTCTCCCCCGCCGGGCACCGCCGGCGCCATCGGATTCGGCCGGATCCGCCGGGCCTCGGCGAAGGGCGGGACACCGACGGCACCGGCGGTCAGGCGGCGGGGGGTCACGGTAGGGATTCGAGCGCGCTGGAAGTCGACACCGCGACGACCGGTGACGGTTGACCGCCCGCCGGGCGGGTAGACGCCCGGCGCCGCGTGGGTGACGGGCACCCGGCCGGGCCGCCGCGGGGACGCCGACACGCCTCGGGGGGCCGATGTCCGATCCACCGGTGACGCCGTACGACGTCGTGGAGCTGCGGGTGCACGGGGTCTCCGGCGCGGACGCGAGCGCGGTGCTGGGCCGCCCCTTCGTGCAGCAGGTGGCCGGGGACCGCAACGGCGGCTTCCACCGTCCCCGGCCCGGTTACCCGGACAGCCGCGGGGCGGGCGGGGTGACGATGGAGGCGTACCGCTGGAGCGACCTGCCGTCGGGCACCGCGGTGCGGACGTTGTCGCTGGTGTTCCTGCTGCCCTTCATGCTCTGCAACGTCGCGATCTGGATGCGCCCGCGCAGCCGCGGCTCCGGGGCGGGCGTGAAGGCCCTCTGCCGGATGCTGGCGCTCACGCTGACCGCGCTCTATGTGCTCTCCATCGTCGGGGTGGCGCTGGACCTGGTGGCCTGGCGGTGCATGTCCTCGCCGCGCTGCCTCGCCGGCCGGGACTGGCTGTCCTGGCTGGGCGGGCGGCCGACGGGGCTGCGCCTGGCGGTGCTCGCGCTGGTCCCGGCCGCCGCGATCGGGCTGGTCTGGCGCCTCGGCGCGCGCCCCGGCCGCAACTTCGACGCCTTCCGGGGGCCGGCCGTCGTCTCGGGGGCGCACCAGCTCAGCGCGGTGGGCCAGTGGGACGCCGCACCGCTGGTCGGGCGGCTGCGGTCGATCCACGTGGCGGCGGCCTTCGCCACCCTGGATCTCAGCCTGCTCGTGGCCCGGTCCGCCCGGGACGCCTCCGTCGTCGTGCTGGCGCTCACCGCCGCGACCGGCGTGGTCCTGCTGGCCTGCCTGGTCCTGGTGTGCGCGCACCCGGTGATCGACGGGACCGCCCCGGCGGGCGTGGACCAGGCCACCGGGGCCCTTCAGGCGGCGGCCTGCGCGCTGACGGCGCTGGTCCTGGTGGTGGTCGCCGCCGATCCCGCCCCCTGGCCCTCGGGCGGCGGGCTGCCCGGGTACGGCCTGATGGTCGCCGGCCTGTTCGCCGTCCAGACGGTCCTGCTCGCGGCGCTCGGCCTGGTGGCGCTGCGGGGGCCGGACGGACAGCGCGGCGGCACCCCGCTGCGCGGGCTCGGCGGGCCGGTCATCGCCGCCGTCGCGACCGGGCTGGCGGTGGCGTTCTCCGCCGAGCTGGTCTACCGGGTGGCGGACATGCTGGACCGCGACGCCCCCACGGCGCAGCGGCTGGCCACCAGTCCGCCGTTGGCCTACAAGTGGGCGATCTTCGGGTTCATGCTGGCGGTGCTGGCCACGCTGGCCGTCGCCGCCGTGGCGACGGTGCTCACCCGGCCCGGCCGGTTGCGCGCCGCCGCGTCCACCGTGGCCCGGGACTTCCCCGACGCCCCGCCGGAGGCCGACGGCCGGCTGCGGCAGGTCGAGAAGGCCGTCGCCCGGGCCCGGTTCACCGAGTGGCTGGAACCGCTGACCGTCGTGTACGCGTGCCTCGCCGCCCTCGGCCTGGCCGCCAGCTCCCTCGGGATGCTGCGGCTCAATCCCGGTGACGCGGCCGAGCGGTACGCGGGCGTGCCGGCGGCCCTGGTCGACTTCGGCATCGGCGTCGGCAGCTACCTGATCGCGGCGGTCGTCCTCGCTCTGGTCGTCGGCGGGATCTTCGCCTACCGGACGGCCGAGTTCCGCCGGTACGTCGGCGTGCTGTGGGATCTCGGCACGTTCTGGCCCCGGGCGGCGCACCCGTTCGCGCCACCCTGCTACGCCGAGCGGGCCGTGCCGGAGCTGACCCGGCGGATCTGCTACCTGACCGGGCGCGGCGACACGGTGCTGCTGGCCGGGCACAGCCACGGCTCGGTGCTGCTCGCGGCGACCGTGCTGCAACTGCCGCCGGGCGTCGGCGAGCGGGTGGCCCTGCTGACGTACGGGTCGCCGCTGCGCCGGCTCTACACCCGGCTCTTCCCCGCCTACGTCGACGCGGACGTGCTGCGCGAGGTGGGCGAGCGGGTGGGCTGGCGGTGGTTGAACCTGTGGCGCGACACCGACTCGATCGGCAGCTGGATCTTCTCCCCGCACCGTCCCGGCGAGCCCCCGGCGGTGGCCGGCGCGGCGGGGGCGGTCGACCGGCGGCTGCGCGACCCGTGGGACGTGGTGGCCCCGCCGAGCGACAGCGTCCCGCCACCGATCCTGGGGCACTGGCCGGGCGAGTCCGACGTGCGCTTCGCCGCGGCGGTGGAGGAGCTGGCCGACCGGTTGCGCCGCCAGG
The nucleotide sequence above comes from Micromonospora sp. M71_S20. Encoded proteins:
- a CDS encoding RNA 2'-phosphotransferase → MDHRAMVRLSKRMSLALRHEPARFGLVPDRAGWVSVDDLLAALGIDRADLDAVVAGNDKQRFAVERGADGVERVRANQGHSIPVDLELAPSPPPARLYHGTSRVALDSIRATGLHRAGRHHVHLSPDVATARRVGARRPGELVVLTVDAAAMARDGHAFYRSANGVWLTDAVPARYLAD
- a CDS encoding DUF1028 domain-containing protein — translated: MGVRHGGHAAARYPAHPGTPRPPAPPGHTSRRRDQRVALTRTVNTAQRCAADAEPDGWAVEVVGGGVCWRVPFVEVLTAATVTATDAGSGNAGRSSGYLPTVTFSIAARCPRTGQLGVGALTARPAVGKFVAHVHPGGVVATQATPNPFLAYDGLPLLGEGRSPQDVLTELLARDPGREVRQVGMVDRQGRSHAFTGSRTRDWAGHHTGPGFAVQGNRLVGPETLAEIVRVFEDSREIDLAERLVLAIETGEEAGGDRHGARSATVTVIGDQPYPLWDVRVDDAEHPARELRRLHGVFQEEVLPTVQGMPTRDDPMGEAARQALG
- a CDS encoding NUDIX domain-containing protein, producing the protein MTAVAYSHCSFCGAAYPAAAGWPRVCAACGGTVWRNPLPVAVAVLPVRTARGLGVVVVRRDIEPARGQLALPGGFIEYGEEWQEGLVRELWEETGLRADAADARLLAVHGAPAGGTMMVFGELPERRADALPPSAPTEEATEWLVLTEPTELAFSTHTRVLADFLARRAG